The genomic region GCTGGCAGTACGGCGTGCCGCCCGCGGGCAACGCCAACTTCGCCTGGGTGCAGCACATCGTCCACCACCTCGCACCCGCGGGCGTGGCCGGCTTCGTGCTCGCCAACGGCTCGATGTCGTCCAACCAGTCCGGCGAGGGCGAGATCCGCAAGAGCCTGATCGAGGCCGACCTGGTGGACTGCATGGTCGCGTTGCCGGGCCAGCTCTTCTACTCGACGCAGATCCCCGCGTGCCTGTGGTTTCTCGCGCGCGACCGCGCTGGCCGTCATTCCGGCGAAAGCCGGAATCCAGTGTCTTTCCGCGACCGCCGCGGCCACGTGCTCTTCATCGACGCCCGCAAGCTCGGCCCGCTCGTGGACCGCACCCACCGCGAGATGACCGGCGAGGACATCGCCCGCATCGCCAATAGCTACCACGCCTGGCGCGGCGAGAAGGAGGCGGGCGAGTACGCCGACATACCCGGCTTCTGCAAGAGCGCGCCGATGGAAGAGGTGCGTAAGCACGGCCACGTGCTCACGCCGGGCCGCTACGTCGGCGCCGAGGCGCAGGAGGACGATGGCGAGCCGTTCGAGGAGAAGATGCAGCGGCTCACAGCGACGCTGCACGGGCAGCAGGTCGAGGCTGCGAAGCTCGATGCCGCCATTGCCGCCAACCTCAGGGAGCTTGGGTATGGCGGGTAGCTGGCAGCGCTATCGAATAGGTGAGTTAGGGAAAGTTCTGACTGGACGAACTCCGCCGGGTACACACCCGGACTATTTCGGAGATTGCATGCCGTTCCTTACTCCGACTGATATGGACGGCAGAAGGAAAGTTGAAACAACTGGACGCTCACTCTCTCAACTAGGCGTGGATCGCCTAAGGCAGGCAATCGTTCCACATGGGGTAGCGGTGTCATGCATCGGATGGCAGATGGGCAAGCCGCTGCTTGTTGATCGACCGGTGATCACGAATCAGCAGATCAACTCGATTGTCGCGGATAGAACACGTATCGAGGAAACGTTCCTGTACTACGCACTTTTGTCTAAACGGAACGAGATCTTTGCTCTGGGAGCCGGAGGGTCTAGAACACCTATCCTCAACAAATCCGGCTTTGAGAGCATCACGATTGAGGCACCGCCGCTCCCCGAACAGCGCGCCATCGCCCACATCCTTGGCGCGCTGGACGACAAGATCGAGCTGAACCGGAGGATGAACGAGACGCTGGAGGCGATGGCGCGGGCGCTCTTCAAGTCGTGGTTCGTGGCCTTCGACCCCGTCCGCGCCAAGGCCGAAGGGCAAGCACGCCAGGATGGCGCGCGCAGCGGGCAACCAAGGAAGCCACTGAATGTGGCTTCCGACTTGCCCTGGCCTGGAGCGCAGGCAGGAGTCGGAGCGGAAGGCGACCCCGGCCTCCCCCAGCCCCTCGCCAACCTGTTCCCGGATTCCTTCCAGGACTCGGAGCTGGGGGAGATTCCGATGGGGTGGCGGGCAGGGCGACTCGACGACGTTCTGGCCGAGCTCGTTTCAGGGGCACGACCCAAGGGCGGCGCCGTGGAGGAGGGGGTACCCAGCATCGGGGCCGAGAACGTCATCGGCTTGGGGCGCTACGACTTCTCCAAAGAGAAGTACGTGCCGCAGGAGTTTTTTGAGCGGCTCAAGCTCAATGGTGCCGCAGTGCGGGCTGGGGACGTGCTGCTCTATAAGGACGGCGCCCAGATCGGACGCAAGACGTACTTCGATTGCGATTTCCCGCACGCTGAGTGTGCGATCAACGAGCACGTCTTCATCCTTAGGCCGAGGAGGTCCGAGGAGCAAAGGTTTCTCTTCTTCTGGCTCGATCAAGCATCGATGACACAGGAGATCGTCAGCCTGAACTCGAACTCAGCGCAGCCTGGCATCAACCAGCCCGGAGTGCGCGGACTGCCAGTCCTCCTTCCAAAAGATGAGGTAGTCGACGCGTTCGACCAGCTGGTGGCGCGCCTGACCGCACGCCTGTTTGCCAACTGCAAGGAGTCCCGCACCCTCGCCGCCCTGCGCGACACGCTGCTACCCAAGCTCATCTCCGGCGCGCTGCGGATTGACGTTGCAGAGCGGCTTATCAAGGAGCCGACCATATGAATGCACCCGATGATCTTTCCGCGCTTCACGAGAAACCCTTCGCCGACGCCGTGGTGAAGTTCGAAGAGTTGCTCGCCCAGAGCGGCCGAGCCTTCTTGATTGGGGCTGGGTGCAGCAAGTGTGCAGGACTGCCACTCACAGCCGAGCTCACCAAAGAAGCCCTCAGCAGTGACGTGCTCGACGACACGACGAAAAAAGTTCTTGCTGCGCTTCGTGATCTCTTCGCGGGCGCTGCCGACGCGAACATCGAGGACTATCTCAGCGAACTCATTGATTTGCTGGCGATCGCTGAACGCCGGACCTCACGAGGTGCGACACAGAAGGATGTCACTCTCGGGGGAGTCTCCTATGGCGAAGCGCAGCTGCTAACGGCGGCCGATCAAATCAAGCGGGGAATCGCTGGAGTCATTGAGAGGAAGGTGTCGATCGAAACCCACCAGAGCTTTATTAGAGCTGTGCATCGCCCCCTGCGGCCAGGAAAACCTACGTCCGGTCAGACAGTGGACTACCTCGTCTTGAACTACGACACCGTACTTGAGGACGCGCTAGCCTTGGAGCGCGTCCCGTTCGCGGACGGGCTCGACGGAGGCGTGACTGGTTGGTGGAGTCCTCAGACATTCGATCGCGATGGGCTGGCCGCCCGTGTGTTCAAGCTGCACGGATCGATCAACTGGTGCGAGTTCCCAGATGACCCTTTGCCGCGGCGAGTCGGAGATCGACTTCAGATCGCGGGAGCCAAAGAGCGTCGAATCCTCATCTGGCCGGCTTCTACCAAATATCGTGAGGCGCAGCTTGATCCGTACGCGCAACTGGCAGAGCGCGCGCGCCGCGTGCTCCGGCCAAGCGCCGGTTCCCAGTGCGTTCTGTTCGTCTGCGGGTATCGCTTCAGCGACGCTCACATCAATCTTGAGCTTGATCGCGCGCTTCGAGAATCGGGAGGAAAACTCACGATTGTTGTCTTCACTTCTGACAACGGGCCGTCTGGCCAGTTGGCAACGTGGCATAAGGACGCCGCCGTAATGGAGCAGGTACTTGTGTTCGCCAACCGAGGGTTCTTCCACGGCACCCAGTCAGCGCCCACGACGACGGACCTCCTCTGGTGGAAGTTCGAGAACATCACTCGGCTGCTTGGGGGTGAGCGATGAACGCCGACAAACGCAATCCGGCCGATCCGATTGAGAACCTGGCTATCGGCAAGATCATTGAAGTAGACGGATCCCACGTCATTGCGGAATTGGACCGCGGACTGACAGAGCTTTCTCGTGTGTATGCAGGGGAGACGTATCCAATCGGCCAGTTCGGCTCGATCGTGCGAATCCACTTCGGTCGCCGACTGATCTACGCCCTCGTGGGCCGACTCAGGATGAAGGCGGAGTACGAGTCTGAACGCGGCATCCCGTCTCAAGCCTCAGCCGATGAGAGAGTCGTCGAGGCCGACTTGTTCGGGGAGGGCGAGTGGAGCCAGGATGCGGCCGGCACCACGAAGTTAGATTTCGAGCGGGGCGTCGCGACGTATCCCCTGCCCCAACAGACGGTATATCTCACGCCCAAGTCGGAATTGCGCTCCATCTACGGGTATAAGAAGGGCGCGGTCATTCAGCTCGGCGAGCACGTTGGGTCAGGCGGCGCGCCGTGCTTTGCGGACATGAATGAACTGCTCGGCAAGCACACTGCGGTCCTCGGTGCAACCGGAGCCGGAAAGTCCGGAGCGGTCGCAGCAATCGTTCACAGCATTCTTGACCGAGGGGCGGTTGCTGGCCACGCGAGCTGGAAACCGCAGATCGTCGTGCTCGACCCGCACAACGAATATGGCAAGGCGTTCACGGACCACAGGAGACTCTCGACGGACGAGGGCACTCTTTCTCTCCCCTACTGGCTGTTGGACCTGGATGAAACGATCGGTCTCTTGGTCGGCAAGGCTGAGGACGCGGCTACGTCACAGTCCAACATCGTCAAGAATGCGCTGCTCACCGCGAGGATGTATTCCGCGTCGAAAGTTCTAAAGCTCGATGCGGCGAAACTCACGGTCGACGCGCCCATTCCATACTTTCTCGGTGAACCATCGGGTTTGGATGAGTTCGGTGCGATCAATGGCGTGAAGTATGAGACGGGTCTCGTCGGAGCGATCAATGCACAGAGACCAGACAACAAGGACAAGAAGGCCCACGAGGGCTACAACAAAGTCCTGAGAAAGCTCGACTCCCTGATGAAGGACGAGCGCCTTGCGTTCATGATGAAGTCTTGGAGTGGAGCCGGCGACCCGATGACCGATGTGTTAGCTCAGTTTCTTGGTGACGGTGTTCCGGTGCGAATCGTCGACTTATCTGGAGTGCCAAACGAGGTGGCAGGGACCGCGAGCGCCGCGATAGCTCGAACCCTCTTCTCTCTAAAGGTCTGGCAGACGGCTGACGAGCGGGCGATGAGTCCGGTCTTGCTGGTTTGCGAGGAAGCCCATCGCTACGTGCCAAATAGTGGCGAGGCGCAATACAGTGCAGCTCAGGGTGCGATCAGGCGAATCGCGAAGGAGGGCCGCAAGTACGGCATTGGATTGATGCTGGTGTCACAGCGCCCAAGCGAGGTTGAGGCGACCGTGTTGTCGCAATGTAACTCGTGGCTCGTGCTTCGCATCACGAATGAGGCTGACAGAGAACACGTCAAGGGGATTCTTCCTGATTCGATGGCTGGCCTCACGAAAATGCTGTCTGGACTTCGTCGACAGGAGGCTATTTTTGTTGGGCAGGCGGCCATGCTGCCATCCCGAATTATGATCAGGGATCTAGCGGACGAACAGCTGCCTAAGTCGAACGACATCGACTTTGACAAGGGTTGGCAGAACGTCGGTATGTCCGCAGAGCAATTGGGGGTCGTCGCCAGTCGTTGGCGGTATCAGAAGCGATGAGCGGCAACTTCAGCGAATCCGTCGTCAAACAAGCCGCCCTGGCCTGGTTCGAAAGCCTCGGCTGGCGGGTCACGCACGGCCTCGAGATCGCGCCCGGCGAGGCCGGAGCCGAGCGGAATGACTACGGGCAGGTCGTCCTGGCGCAACGCCTGCGCGATGCACTCGCGCGGCTCAACCCGGTGCTGCCCGCCGAGGCGCTGGAAGATGCCGTCCGCAAGCTGACGTGACCCGAAGGCGCGGAGCTTATCGTGCGCAACCGCGCCCTACACCGCCTGCTCGTGGATGGCGTGACGGTCGGGTACCGCGAGGTGGCGGGCGACGTCGGCGATTGGGCAAGCAGCGGGGACGGCGACACGTGCACCGCCCGTGAGGCATGACATGACAACACCGGAACAGATTGACCTCTGGCGCCAATCGCCCTCGGAGCGCCAGCGCCTGGAGTTCAAGGAGGCGAAGGCACAGTTCGACAACCGCCGGCTCTATGAGTATTGCGTGGCACTGGCAAATGAGGGTGGCGGGCATCTTCTGCTCGGCGTCGCGGACAAGCCGCCGCGCACGGTTGTCGGCACGCAAGCTTTCAACGATCCCGTCGCGATGGCGGAGAAGCTGTTCCAGGCCGTAGGTTTTCGGGTGGATATCGACGAAGTGGCGCATCCGCACGGTCGGGTGCTGGTGTTCCACATTCCGTCGCGGCCGCGTGGCACCGCGTATCACCTGGACGGCAAATATCTGATGCGCACGGGTGAGGCGCTGGTACCGATGAGCGAGGACCAGTTGCGGCGCATCTTCGCCGAGGGCGAGCCGGACTGGCTGGAAGAGCACACCAGAACGGGCCTCGACGCCCAGGCGGTGATCGAGTTGCTCGATACGCAGACGTTCTTCGAACTGCTGAAACTGCCGTACCCGACCGAGCGTGCCGGCGTCATCGACCGCCTCACACGCGATCGGTTGACCGACGCGGCGAACGGCACATTCGCGATCCGCAGGCTTGGCGCTCTGCTGCTGGCGAAACGCCTTGACGACTTTACTGACCTAGCGCGCAAGGCGGCGCGCGTGGTGGTGTATTCCGGGGCATCCAAGCTGGAGACCCGGCTCGACCAGATTGGCGCCAAGGGCTACGCAGTGGGTTTCCAGGGGCTGGTGCGTTTCGTGATGACGCAGTTGCCGCAGAACGAGGTCATCGAGGACGCACTGCGCAAGGAAGTGAAGCTCATTCCCGAGATCGTGATTCGCGAGCTCGTCGCCAATGCGCTGATCCACCAGGACTTCACCATTGGCGGCGCATCGGTGATGGTCGAGATTTACAGCAACCGCGTCGAGATCTCCAACCCAGGCGAGCCGATCGTGCCGGTGGAACGCTTCATCGACGGCTATCAGTCCCGTAACGAACGGCTCGCCGATCTGATGCGCCGGATGGGCATTTGCGAGGAGAAAAGCAGCGGCATTGACCGCGTGGTTCAGGCGGCCGAGGTATATCAATTGCCGGCGCCGGATTTTCGCGCCGGGCATCGGCGCACCGTTGTGACAATCTTTGGCCTGAAGCCGTTCGAAGAGATGGATCGAAATGACCGGGTGCGGGCCTGCTACCAGCACTGTGCCTTGAAGTGGGTGATGTCCGAGCGGATGACCAACCAGTCGCTGCGTGATCGCTTCCGGCTTGCGGAGGATAAGGCGGCGATTGCGTCACAGATTATCGCGGCGACCATCGAGGCGGAGATGATCAAACCGGACGAGAGCGTAGGTACGTCGCGAAAGTTCGCCCGTTACCTGCCCTTCTGGGCATAAGAGTTATTTAAGGGCAAACTTGGAATACCACCACTTCAAGACAACAGGTCCTTTAGAATCCATATGTTGCTTATTTAAGCGTTTGCCGGAAAAGACCGACTGAATGACCTCTTTCACCGAATCCGTCGTGGAGCAAGCTGCGCTGGGGTGGCTCGAGAGCGTCGGCTGGGCGGTCAAGTACGGCCCTGAGATTGGGCCTGGGGGCCAGAGGCCGAGGGGCCAGCTCCGACAGTATGATTGCGCACACCTGGAAAGGATTTTTAGCGGCGTGGTCCGGAGGACGTTGCGGATTTCTTAGGAATGGTAGCTGTATGGATAGCTTTACGGGCAGACGTTCGAGAGACACTTAGGCGGGCGCCTTCAATAGCTGATGAACTGGACACCGCCGTCCAAAGCAGCGACTGTCTTTGCGCAGGATCTTTCAGGTAGGGGTTAGTTTCGACTAATGGCTTTTTACGCATGACTATTTTGTACCACACACGGGGCGGTTGGTCACTACGAAAGCGCAATCATGAGCATTGCTCAATTCACCAAATCTGAGGTGTCTGCATGACCAATTCCTCGAACGCGATCCCCGGCGGCGAAGTCGTCGTCTACCAGGCGCCGGATGGTCAGGTGAGGGTCGAGGTGCGGCTGGAGCGGGAGACGGTCTGGCTGTCGCTGAACCAGTTGGCGGAGCTGTTCGGCCGCGACAAGTCCGTGATTTCACGGCACTTGCGGAACGTGTTCGAGTCTGGGGAGCTGGAGCGGGCGGCAACTGTTGCAAAAAATGCAACAGTTCAAACCGAGGGGGGCCGCGGGGTCGTCCGGGAGATAG from Candidatus Methylomirabilis limnetica harbors:
- a CDS encoding ATP-binding protein yields the protein MTTPEQIDLWRQSPSERQRLEFKEAKAQFDNRRLYEYCVALANEGGGHLLLGVADKPPRTVVGTQAFNDPVAMAEKLFQAVGFRVDIDEVAHPHGRVLVFHIPSRPRGTAYHLDGKYLMRTGEALVPMSEDQLRRIFAEGEPDWLEEHTRTGLDAQAVIELLDTQTFFELLKLPYPTERAGVIDRLTRDRLTDAANGTFAIRRLGALLLAKRLDDFTDLARKAARVVVYSGASKLETRLDQIGAKGYAVGFQGLVRFVMTQLPQNEVIEDALRKEVKLIPEIVIRELVANALIHQDFTIGGASVMVEIYSNRVEISNPGEPIVPVERFIDGYQSRNERLADLMRRMGICEEKSSGIDRVVQAAEVYQLPAPDFRAGHRRTVVTIFGLKPFEEMDRNDRVRACYQHCALKWVMSERMTNQSLRDRFRLAEDKAAIASQIIAATIEAEMIKPDESVGTSRKFARYLPFWA
- a CDS encoding ATP-binding protein yields the protein MNADKRNPADPIENLAIGKIIEVDGSHVIAELDRGLTELSRVYAGETYPIGQFGSIVRIHFGRRLIYALVGRLRMKAEYESERGIPSQASADERVVEADLFGEGEWSQDAAGTTKLDFERGVATYPLPQQTVYLTPKSELRSIYGYKKGAVIQLGEHVGSGGAPCFADMNELLGKHTAVLGATGAGKSGAVAAIVHSILDRGAVAGHASWKPQIVVLDPHNEYGKAFTDHRRLSTDEGTLSLPYWLLDLDETIGLLVGKAEDAATSQSNIVKNALLTARMYSASKVLKLDAAKLTVDAPIPYFLGEPSGLDEFGAINGVKYETGLVGAINAQRPDNKDKKAHEGYNKVLRKLDSLMKDERLAFMMKSWSGAGDPMTDVLAQFLGDGVPVRIVDLSGVPNEVAGTASAAIARTLFSLKVWQTADERAMSPVLLVCEEAHRYVPNSGEAQYSAAQGAIRRIAKEGRKYGIGLMLVSQRPSEVEATVLSQCNSWLVLRITNEADREHVKGILPDSMAGLTKMLSGLRRQEAIFVGQAAMLPSRIMIRDLADEQLPKSNDIDFDKGWQNVGMSAEQLGVVASRWRYQKR
- a CDS encoding SIR2 family protein — translated: MNAPDDLSALHEKPFADAVVKFEELLAQSGRAFLIGAGCSKCAGLPLTAELTKEALSSDVLDDTTKKVLAALRDLFAGAADANIEDYLSELIDLLAIAERRTSRGATQKDVTLGGVSYGEAQLLTAADQIKRGIAGVIERKVSIETHQSFIRAVHRPLRPGKPTSGQTVDYLVLNYDTVLEDALALERVPFADGLDGGVTGWWSPQTFDRDGLAARVFKLHGSINWCEFPDDPLPRRVGDRLQIAGAKERRILIWPASTKYREAQLDPYAQLAERARRVLRPSAGSQCVLFVCGYRFSDAHINLELDRALRESGGKLTIVVFTSDNGPSGQLATWHKDAAVMEQVLVFANRGFFHGTQSAPTTTDLLWWKFENITRLLGGER
- a CDS encoding type I restriction endonuclease; this encodes MSGNFSESVVKQAALAWFESLGWRVTHGLEIAPGEAGAERNDYGQVVLAQRLRDALARLNPVLPAEALEDAVRKLT
- a CDS encoding restriction endonuclease subunit S, which codes for MAGSWQRYRIGELGKVLTGRTPPGTHPDYFGDCMPFLTPTDMDGRRKVETTGRSLSQLGVDRLRQAIVPHGVAVSCIGWQMGKPLLVDRPVITNQQINSIVADRTRIEETFLYYALLSKRNEIFALGAGGSRTPILNKSGFESITIEAPPLPEQRAIAHILGALDDKIELNRRMNETLEAMARALFKSWFVAFDPVRAKAEGQARQDGARSGQPRKPLNVASDLPWPGAQAGVGAEGDPGLPQPLANLFPDSFQDSELGEIPMGWRAGRLDDVLAELVSGARPKGGAVEEGVPSIGAENVIGLGRYDFSKEKYVPQEFFERLKLNGAAVRAGDVLLYKDGAQIGRKTYFDCDFPHAECAINEHVFILRPRRSEEQRFLFFWLDQASMTQEIVSLNSNSAQPGINQPGVRGLPVLLPKDEVVDAFDQLVARLTARLFANCKESRTLAALRDTLLPKLISGALRIDVAERLIKEPTI